A segment of the Leptolyngbya sp. NIES-3755 genome:
GTGTACAAGGCCCGGGAACGTATTCACCGCAGTATGCTGACCTGCGATTACTAGCGATTCCGCCTTCATGCAGGCGAGTTGCAGCCTGCAATCTGAACTGAGCGTTGGTTTATGAGATTGGCTCAACATCGCTGTCTGGCTGCTCTTTGTCCAACGCATTGTAGTACGTGTGTAGCCCAAGGCGTAAGGGGCATGCTGACTTGACGTCATCCACACCTTCCTCCGGTTTGTCACCGGCAGTCTCTCTAGAGTGCCCAGCTTTACCTGATGGCAACTAAAAACGTGGGTTGCGCTCGTTGCGGGACTTAACCCAACATCTCACGACACGAGCTGACGACAGCCATGCACCACCTGTCTCTGCGCTCCCGAAGGCACCTTCTCCTTTCAGAAAAGTTCGCAGGATGTCAAGCCTTGGTAAGGTTCTTCGCGTTGCATCGAATTAAACCACATACTCCACCGCTTGTGCGGGCCCCCGTCAATTCCTTTGAGTTTCACACTTGCGTGCGTACTCCCCAGGCGGACAACTTAACGCGTTGGCTACGGCACGGCTCGGGTCGATACGAACCACACCTAGTTGTCATCGTTTACGGCTAGGACTACAGGGGTATCTAATCCCTTTCGCTCCCCTAGCTTTCGTCCCTCAGTGTCAGTGCAGACCCAGTCACACGCTTTCGCCGCTGGTGTTCTTCCCAATATCTACGCATTTCACCGCTACACTGGGAATTCCTGTAACCCCTATCGCACTCTAGCAAACCAGTTTCCATCGCCCGTATGCGGTTAAGCCGCACGCTTTGACAACAGACTTGATTCGCCACCTACGGACGCTTTACGCCCAATAATTCCGGATAACGCTTGCATCCTCCGTATTACCGCGGCTGCTGGCACGGAGTTAGCCGATGCTGATTCATTAGGTACCGTCATCGATTCTTCCCTAATAAAAGAGGTTTACACTCCAAAAAGCGTCCTCCCTCACGCGGTATTGCTCCGTCAGGCTTGCGCCCATTGCGGAAAATTCCCCACTGCTGCCTCCCGTAGGAGTCTGGACCGTGTCTCAGTTCCAGTGTGCCTGGTCATCCTCTCAGACCAAGTACAGATCGTAGGCTTGGTGTGCCGTTACCACTCCAACTACCTAATCTGACGCGAGCCGATCTATCGACAATAAATCTTTTACCCCGAAAGGCACATTCGGTATTAGCAGTCGTTTCCAACTGTTGTCCCCAATCGATAGGCACGTTCTCACGCGTTACTCACCCGTCCGCCACTAAGTTCCCGAAAGAACTCCGTTCGACTTGCATGTGTTAAGCATACCGCCAGCGTTCATCCTGAGCCAGGATCAAACTCTCCATTGTGAAGAGCTAATTTAGCTCGGTTTAGTAATTGATATCCGGTTTTCCTTCCGGTCTCTACAAATAGAGACATTTTCTTGACGAAGGCTTTCCTTTCTCTGGCTTCTAAACTATTCTGTTTTATAGGTTCAGTTCCTCGGCTCGGAACCGTCGCTTTCGCTTGGCTTCCCTCACCGCTTAATCAATATAGCGTGGTGGGAAGAGGGTGTCAAGTGGGGTTTCTCAAAAAAGTTTGGGTATCCAGGAAAATACGGCTCTAACCGCGATGCGGCAAGGCTTTCAGAATCTCGAGGTGAAGAGCTTTGGTGATGACTTCAGCAGTCTGCTTGTCGGTTTCTTGTCGATAGGCGCTTGTATGTAGAGGCGCAGCGATATGAATGGATATGTTTGCGCGGACTGTGGCAGCAGGAGAATAAGAGAGAGCGATCGGTAAAATCGGTACTTGCACTTTCCCACTCGCCTCCGCTTGAAGCACTAATCTGGCAAGTCCGGTTTTAAATTCTCGGAGGGGTTGATCACGCACAATTCCCCCTTCTGGAAAAATCACGAGCTTGCGTCTGGCATGGAGCAGATCGATCGCGCTTCGCAAGCTGGAGACGCTTGGGCGAGAGAGATTTACCGGAAATCCACCAAGGCGCTCGATCATCCAACCCTGAATTCCCTCGAACTGATTGGCATTGGTCATGAATCTGAGCGGTTCTTTGCTGAGAAGCGAAAGAACAAGAGGGTCCCAACGGCTGAAATGTTTAGAAGCCAGAATTAGAGGACCCTTTTCGGGGAGGTGTTCTCGTCCTTGGATGTCGATCGAGCCAAAATAAAGTTTCAGAAATGCTCGATGAATGGGGAAGAGCGACCAGTAGAGCCAGGGTTCGACGGTGG
Coding sequences within it:
- a CDS encoding phospholipid/glycerol acyltransferase (similar to AA sequence:cyanobase_aa:LBDG_21920), whose translation is MSNLATVEPWLYWSLFPIHRAFLKLYFGSIDIQGREHLPEKGPLILASKHFSRWDPLVLSLLSKEPLRFMTNANQFEGIQGWMIERLGGFPVNLSRPSVSSLRSAIDLLHARRKLVIFPEGGIVRDQPLREFKTGLARLVLQAEASGKVQVPILPIALSYSPAATVRANISIHIAAPLHTSAYRQETDKQTAEVITKALHLEILKALPHRG